A stretch of DNA from Diospyros lotus cultivar Yz01 chromosome 14, ASM1463336v1, whole genome shotgun sequence:
AGTGGTCGAATGAGTAATATGTCAGTattaatttattagtttttgaCTTCATTTTTTGTTCTGCGCAAGGACTAAATGTCTaacatttgatttattttttctaatgtAATTGATGGCACGGATATCGAAAATTGTGCGAGTGTAGTCGTCGCAAGAGATGGGTTTTTTTGTGTATAAggttttttaatatatatattttaaatattggggatattatgtttaattttttattatttaaaaggtTTTTGTTGGTATTAAAATCACAATAAGATGATTAGAATCAGATGGTAGAAGCTCGACGTCTCATGCTGAACGTAAGCCACATGCTGTTGAAGCAAGGAGTTACCCTTTCAAGGGATGTTTAAGAAGGGCTGTTTGTTTCCTTTAAGTCGGTTTTTATAACACGTTAAAAGTGTAGTAGAAAGTAGATGGAATAATGTTTAATGTTCCAAGAAAGTAGTGCATTCTTAGTGGCCATACCCATACATGCCAATTCTATAACAATGAATTTTAATTACTACCTTACCCAGTGATGAGAACATTTAATGATCTGAGTCTAAGGAGAAGATTAATTTTACGTCTAAAGATTAATCCCACATGCTTTTTCATTAATGGTGCACAATATTATAActacaaaattatcaattttgttgaGACGAGGATGTTATGGTAAAGGGAAGAATAATGTTAGAAATCATGATTGATGACGGTGTCATAAGTTATGTGATACTTTTTTATTAAAGGAATTTAAGAAGACCGTGTGTTATTGTCTTCTAAATTTAGTATATCCTTTAATAAAAATACGACACATAACAAATAAcactaatttataatttagtatatcataaattatcaattctagcattaattttattaataaatccTGCTACAGTGCTACCGATAAAAGTACATTCATGACGGCATGTGCGATGCCTTAGAAGGCACGTGACACGCGCCCACCATGCAGATGCAGGTTGGGAGATTTGACGGAGATTACGCCGTTCCAGATCTCAGTGAAAGCTCGAACGATGACGCCATGGAAGCACGGCGAATTCAGCTGCAAGAAACAGTTGAGCAGCTCCCGAAGATCTTCCCTGGAGTAAATCTCCCTCTCCAAAATCATCTGAAGCATCGACCGCCGGAAGTCGAGATAAGGGTCGTCGGAGTCCTTCTCCACCGCCACGCTCCCGCCGCCTACCCTTCCGAAGCCCTGCACCGCCCTCAGGCTCCTTATGTCCGACTCCTCAGGATCGGAGTAACACTGCGGCGTGCCGGTGTTCGGAGAGAAGGTGGAGGAGGCGGAGGCGGTCGCCGtcgtggtggtggtggtggtgtagTCGTCGGCATACCGGGGGTCGACTTTGTGGTATGTGGGTCGTTTGGAGTTGGGTTTTGGGTGGAAGATCTTGGAGAGCCTTGGCCGCCGGCAGCTGCTGCAGCCTATGTCCACTGCCACTGTGTTGAGCCGGAGCTTTCTCCGTCCGCCCGacattgtagagagagagagggtggagGGAGTGCCGGGGAGGCTAGGTTGAGAGATAACTGAGAGGGATTTGAATGACAATGAGAGAGGCATGGTTCGCTCTGTATAAATGGAAAACCATATTAATGcaaccttcattttttttttttttttaattctctgGAACACCGGCGAGCGACcgggccccccccccccccccccccccccccgcgagGGAGGGCATcccaaaataatataataatattattatttatattaaaaggaaggagaaaaagaaggagaagttATTTTACAGCCTAATCTTATGTAGACCAACACTTAAATGTGGGAAAGATGTTTAAAGATGTGTGCattctatctatctatctatatatatttatctgaaGAAAGTTGAGGACGCTGACATGACTGACAGTGGGTATGATGACCTAGGGATTAATACcagattaaataaattatttgatttaatttgatgAATTTAAGTTAACTGCGTACTGATTTGGTGGGCTCGGCTGTCAGCTCTGCAACGAACTGCTGCATCGCCATGAAAAATCTTATCCATTCAACAGGTAAGTATTATTGGGCCTCATTTGGGCTTGTGGATTACTATGGGCCCAAAGAATTGGGACGAAGTAGGTTTAGGTATTAAAACCATTGTTTGTTTGGGAAAGATAtattaaacaataataaatgtTCATTATTACTAATCTCTCCCCCAAACTATTTTACGCAATGGAGAAGTTTCTTCTACGATTTAAATTTCATCCTTTGTCCTAAATGCACtgtttgttaatattattattttttagtttaaagacaaataatatataaatagagaaaggCAGAAAAATGATTCTATTCTATTTTAGTGAATATGTAatgtaaacatatatataccgCTCACAAGACAACAGCAGTATTTCATTTGCACACTACTTCACAGCAgtattgattttgttttcatgttttaattagcaaaaatatatattttttagtaaggaagagagaattataaaaatatttttattttttctcccaaCCAAGAAATTATTCTTCCCATAATTTATCCTTCAGAATTTTTGTGCTGTGGCCCAAAACAAACCACAATTTATGAGCGGCCGTCGTACATTGCCCAAGGGTTTATCGAGAGACTTACCGAATATAgtcaaaaagattaaaatgtcctcccaaaatacaaatttgcaAGGGATGTCacgcctctctctcttctcatgGCCGCAATGCAACCGCCAACTACTGCTGCCTTCGCCTCGTTGCCTCTCTGTCATCGCCTTGTCGCCATCGCCTCACTGATTGTCGCTACATCCTCCAATGGTCGGTGAGGTGATGGCAGTGAGGCGAAGGCAATAGCAGTCGAAGGTTGGTAGTCGCATCACGGGCATgggaagggagagagaagagaggcgAAAGCAGTGACATAggcattttgatttttttacccCCATTCGGTAAGCCCATCAGTAAATCCCTCGGGCAAAGTAATGTTTTCCATTTATGAGAAATGTGTTAATTGCCATCCATGAATGATTTTACACTAATTTTTATCCCAAAATATGTAGTTaactctgttttttttttttttttttctgccatTGATCTAACATCGTCTCCATCTCTATCGAGCTCTTCCTGCTTCGTCGCCACTTGTGTTCGTTGATTCCTTTTGCGTCATAGCCTTTATCCTCAAGTTCCACTTGTGTCGCTATCTCCATCCAGATTTACCCTTCTACTTTGCCATCTCAGTCTTCACCTGTCTGTTTATCGAGCTCCGCCTTTGTTATCGTCTCCATCATTGCCTTCGGCCAAATTGACCTATTTATGTTGTCATCTTCGTCCTTCTGCACCAAATCCACCTCACTACGTCGTTGTCTCTGCCTCTGTCCATCTTCGCTTGGGTTTTCGTTGTCGTCGTAGTGTTCGCCTGCTTCACTATCTAGCCCTCTATTTGGCACTCTCTCTTATTCACTATTAGGTATTTTTAGGCTGAATTTATGCATTTGGTGAGCTattattcattttgttcttcattgATATGTTTGTTTGATAATCTATCAGTGATGTTGTTTGTTGGTGATCTATTATTCCTTGGggatctattattaatttttttttttgtcattgttcatgatttattattgttgttgcctGTTGGTGATGCTCCATTCTTCCATATTGTGtctgttgttattttttatttgcaatGCTTTTGATGTCtttgtgtttttgttgttgCCTTAAAATATTGAACAAAACTCTTTTTTATACTTTTGTACAATATAATAGGATTGTTCTAATTTGATC
This window harbors:
- the LOC127790592 gene encoding transcription repressor OFP6-like, whose protein sequence is MKVALIWFSIYTERTMPLSLSFKSLSVISQPSLPGTPSTLSLSTMSGGRRKLRLNTVAVDIGCSSCRRPRLSKIFHPKPNSKRPTYHKVDPRYADDYTTTTTTTATASASSTFSPNTGTPQCYSDPEESDIRSLRAVQGFGRVGGGSVAVEKDSDDPYLDFRRSMLQMILEREIYSREDLRELLNCFLQLNSPCFHGVIVRAFTEIWNGVISVKSPNLHLHGGRVSRAF